DNA sequence from the Sneathiella sp. P13V-1 genome:
ATATGAGGGATGAAAAAAATGCAATACACATTATATTAATCGTTCGTTAATAAAGGGCGTGGGCGTCACTGTGTGATGATGAGTGTGATTGGATAAGAACTAATGTTGAAGTCATTCGGAAAATTCTGGACGGCGGAAAAGGCAGGACTTGTCGTGGCAAGTGCGGCTGTCGTCGCCATGCTGCTATCCGCGAGCCTCGTTCTTCTACAAACAGTTGTCGGAGATCCGACACTTGAGAAGAAGTACGCGTTTAACCGTTATAATGTTTCTTCTCCTGAAGAACTTAATAAGAAGTATGAGCAGATCGGTAAGATCTCCTCTCGCCAACTGGCAGAACTTAAAAATCTCGATATGCCAGATGTGGCAAAGGTTGAGGCTTCGATTGCGCGCACTGATTTGTTTGATCATAGCTTTACCAGACAGGAGCTTTGTTTAGCTCAGGCTGTTTACTTTGAAGCAAGAGGTGAACCTTTGATCGGCCAAGTTGCTATTGCCGAAGTCATTCTGAACCGCGTGCACAGCAAGAGATTTCCAAATACTGCTTGTGAAGTGGTGTTCCAGAACGAAAAACTGTTTAACAGATGCCAGTTCTCCTTTGCCTGTGATGGCAAAAAAGACCGCCCTACAGATATTCGCGCTTGGGAGAGATCTTTGAAAGTAGTGGCGCTTGTTATGTCTGGTGAACGCAGTGGCGTTGCGCGACAGGCCACACATTATCACGCTGATTATGTGGCTCCAAAGTGGCGTCTAAGCCTTGCCAAAGTGGGAGAAGTCGGCCGTCACATTTTCTATACGGATATCTAGAGCGTCTGCGCGCCGGTTTTTCTGGACCGTGATGTATAGATCGTATGAGCAGCAAGGGTCGCTAAGACCAGAATACCACCCGCCAATGTTTCGTTGGCGGGTTTTTCGTGGACGATAAGCCACACCCACAATGGACCCAAAAAAGTTTCCAGCAGCATTAATAGGCTAACTTCGGCTGCGGGAATGAAGCGTGGCCCTATGGTGATAAGCGCAAAAGACAATGGCAAAACCAGACAGCCGAGAATGAGAACCAGATAGAGATTATTTCCTTCTGGGATGCCTGTTGAAGCTCCAAAAAGCAGTGCGATTACTGAAATAGCAATGCCACTGACAATGAGGGAGGGGACCATATCCGTATTTGGAGAGCTTCTCACCGTGGTGATTTGTCCTGCAAGTGACAAGGCGGCACAAAGTGCAAAGATATCCCCAATTAAGTTGTCACCAGACAGGCTTTCACTGAAGATAAAGGCGATACCAAGTAAGCTGACAAGTATGGCGATCCAGGTAGCTCGCTCCAGTTTTTCCTTTAGAAATACTCGTCCTAAAAGCGCCGCAAATAGGGGGGCCGTAGCAATCAAAACAAGTGTGTTCGCCACACTGGTGTTGTGTAGCGACTGAACGAAAAATAATGTGCTGGAGGTAAAACAGGCTGCCGCCAACAGTCCGGCTTTCCCCATGGAAGTGAAAATGGATAAAAATGACTTCCTGTGCGTGGCTAAATAGAATAGCGAAATGGCCAAACCGAAAAGGCAGCCTCTCCAAAATAAAAGCGACCAGGCATCCAGATCGATTAAGCGGACCAATAACCCATCCGGGGTCAGAACCAACACTCCGAGTGTGGTCAGAAGAGTACCTTTTTGTCTTGTGGAAAGCAGGGGCATGGCCAGATAACCGAAGGAATGTTGTTGTTATCTTTCGGTTACCTGAACAAGCGGGATAGGGCAAGCAGCATTTAAGTTTTTGCTGCGAGCGGCAAATAAATATCGGTTAGTAATTCTGTTGGTGATGTTTCCCGCGGGCTGTTGAGATAATCTTCAAAACAAGGGGCATTGGCGGGTTCCTCATCGGTGTCCATCAACCATTCCTCAAAAAGCCACCCATATGCTTTTCGCATATCTGTATAAGGGCCTTTATAGTGCAGAACCGCATATCTGGACGCAGGCAATTCTATCTCCTCCAACGGGGCTTTGATTTTAAAATCATAACCAACGGTGACTCCAGCGAAAGATCTGAGTTCGCTCTCTGATGTCGTGTCGGGGTCATCAAGATAAACGCCAACGCTTCTGCTGAGTGACCAGTCAATCGTTGATGGATCAAGACTGCCATACATCTTATCAAAAGCGGCACCGATGTTGATATAGGGACCGATGTGAGGAACTGCGGCAATCCGCGATTTGGGATGATCTACGACACTTACTTCAAACATATCTTCCTCCAATTGATTAAAAGGTTTGTCGAAGCGTGCATGTGGACCAGATTTGCGATAGTGCGCAGGAGGGACACCGTAGTGTTTTTTGAACACGCGGGTGAAATACTGAGTATTTTGAAACCCGCAGCTCTCTACAATCTCAGCAATATTTCTGCTGGTATTGGTGAGTAGATGTGCTGCTTTTGCCAGACGTAGTCTGCGCACCGTAGCCGTAATCGTTTCCCCATGTACGGCCTGATAAATTCGGTGCCAGTGATACGGGGACATGCACGCAATATCAGCCAAATGCAGAAGGTCGATATCCTGATCCAGATTCTCATAAATGTAATCTGTTACGCGTTGCAGGCGTTGTTCGTATCTTTGAACATTTGCTTTTCGCATCAGGCTCTCCTTGTTTGTTTAGCTGATGCGTGTGTTTAGATCATAAGTCGAATTGACAAATCTTGCGGTTTTGAAATTGCATCTTCATGTTATTTGCCGACCTTATGATCCCCCGCAATATTGTCAAGAATTGGACAGTCAGGGCGATCATCTCCGTGGCATTTTCCAGCAAGATCTATGAGCATATTTTTCATAGAGGTCAGTCCCGCAATTTTGTGTTCGATATCTTCAATTTTGTGAAGCGCCAGTTTCTTTACTTCAGAGCTGCTCCGCGCGCGATCATTGTAAAGGGAGAGGAGTGCGCGACATTCATCGATTGAAAATCCAAGGCTTCGCGATCTTTGAATAAAGTTCAAATAATGAACATGTTCTTCAGAATAATCACGATATCCGTTTTCTGATCGGGCCGGCGTAACCAGTCCGATATCTTCGTAATAACGGATTGTTTTGGCAGTCAGGCCAGATTTTGTGGCTGCGGTACCAATATTCATGTCGCACCTATAATTTCAATTTCTTAAGGCGAAGTGCATTCGCGATGACTGATACTGAGGAGAGGGACATTGCTGCCGCTGCAATCATTGGTGACAACAATGTACCCGTAACGGGATAAAGAATACCGGCGGCAATCGGAACGCAGAGCGCATTATATCCGAATGCAAGAATCAGATTTTGTCTGATGTTGGAAATACAACCTTCTGCAAGCCGGAAAGCCCGATCGATACCAGTGATATCGCCATGGAGAAGCGTAATCCCCGCGCTTTCCATACTCACGTCAGAACCCGTTCCCATGGCGATACCCACATCACCTTTGGCGAGAGCAGGGGCATCATTCACACCATCACCGGCAACAGCAACGACAAAGCCTTCTTTTTTAAGGCTGTCAACCAGGGTTAGCTTTTCAGCTGGTAAGCATTCGGCATGTACCTCATCAATTCCAAGCTCTAAAGCGACCCTTTCCGCGACCGCTTTCTGGTCACCAGTGGCCATGACTATCCTTACATTCCTTGATTTAAGGTTCGCTACGACTTTTTTGGCAGTTTCCTTAATCGGATCAGTAATCGCAAATATGGCTGTAAGCTGACCGTCGCATGCCAGATAAATATGGGCTTGTCCTGCCTGATTGAAACGCTTCAAAAGATCAGTTGTTTGGGATAGATCAATATCATTCTCTGTCATAAACCGGCTATTTCCAACCAGTACGATTTTACTTCCAATTACTCCGCTAATGCCTTTACCGCTAACGCTTTTAAAGTTCTCAACTTCAGCCAGAGTGATTTTCTCCACTTCGGCCTTTTTCAATATGGCTTTGGCGAGAGGGTGTTCAGAACCCTTCTCCAGGCTTGCCGTCATTACTAGAGCATCCTCTTGTGCCGTGCCGGAAAATAAATGAATGTCCGAGACGGTCGGTTTACCTTCGGTCAAGGTTCCGGTTTTATCAATCACAATCGCGTTGACACTGTTCATCTTTTCAAGTGCGTTGGCATCCTTGATCAAAATCCCATGTTCAGCGCCACGGCCTGCTGCTGTAGTGATGGACATCGGTGTTGCAAGACCAAGGGCGCAAGGGCAGGCGATGATGAGGACGGAAACCGAAGAGAGCAGGGCAAAGATAAAGCGTGGATCCGGGCCAAAGATTGACCAAATGACAAAGGACAAAATGGCGATACCTACAACGGCAGGTACGAAATAGGCTGCAACTTTGTCAGCTATGGCCTGAATGGGTGCCCGTGACCGTTGAGCTGTTGAGACCATTTCGACGATTTGGCCGAGCATTGTCTGAGTGCCGATTTGATCGGTCATCATGACAAAGCCGCCACTTCCGTTTAGTGTGCCGCCAGTTACCCTTGCCCCGGCGGTTTTCGAAACAGGCAAGGGTTCACCTGAAACCAGGCTTTCGTCAATATCTGATGACCCTTCAAGAATATGGCCATCAACGGGGATCCGTTCACCCGGGCGAATTCTGACACGGTCGCCAGGCAAGATATTTTCCAACGGAACTTCTCTCTCTGTGCCGTTGTCGTTAATCCTCATTGCTGTTTCAGGTGTAAGCCCCATCAGAGCTTTGATGGCTTCCCCTGTGCGTTCTCTCGCCTTTAATTCCATAATCTGCCCTAAGAAAACCAGCGTGATGATGACCGCAGCGGATTCAAAGTAAACGGGCACCGCACCTGATTGCAGTTGAAATTCTGGTGGAAAAATGCCGGGAAAAAGTGTCGCGACTGTACTGTAAATGAAAGCCACACCGACACCGATTGCAATCAACGTCCACATATTAGGGCTTTTATTGATGATGGAGCCGTATCCGCGCACGAAAAAGGGCTTTGCGGCCCATAGGACAATAGGCGCTGCAAACAGCAGTTCAAGGTAAGCGGAAATACGCTCCCCAAGCCAGTCACGTAACGGAATACCAATCATCGGCAGCATTGTGAGAGCAAGGATGGGGACAGTGAGGCCGATCGAAATCCAAAACCGCCGCGTGAAATCGACAAGTTCTGGGTTCGGGCCATCCATGGGGGCACCCATGGGTTCCAATGCCATGCCGCACAAGGGGCAGTCTACCAGCTTATCTTCAATGATTTCCGGGTGCATGGGGCATGTGTATTTAACATCCTTTGGCGCGTAATCCACTTTTCGCTTATTGGCACCGGTGAGATAAAACTCCGGATCAGTTTCAAATTTATTTCGGCAGCCAGTGCTACAAAAATGGTAGGTCTCTTCCATATAGTCGAAGAATGGCTTGCCTGCTGTCGTGTCCACATTCATCCCGCATACAGGATCAATGGCCGTCTTGCTTTGATCGTTCTGCCCTGATGATCCGCAGCAACTTGTTTCCGCCGTCATAATCTTCAACCTTATAAAAAATTCCGATTAATAGATCATATAGGGCTTCCAGTTACTGGAAGGTCAAGGTTCATTTTTTCAGCATGAGTGATAGTCAACTTGAGCCCTATTAAAGGCTGCAAACAGTTCGAGATGTTGATTGGTATTTCAGTTGGAGGAGCTAACGGGCGCGCGGAAGGTACAAGCGAACAGTTGTTCCTTTACCAACTTCACTTTCAATTGATACGTGGCCATTTGACTGGCGGACAAAACCGTACACCATTGAAAGCCCGAGGCCAGACCCTTTGCCCACTTCTTTAGTTGTGAAGAAGGGCTCAAACGCATGTAGCATTGTCTCTTCATCCATTCCCGCGCCTGTATCCGTGATGGATAGCATCACAAAGTCACCCGGCTTTGCATCTTCATTGTGTACGAGGTCTATGTCAGAAAGCACACAGTTGGAGAGGGTTATTGTCAAAGTCCCTCCTCTTGGCATGGCATGATCCGCATTGATTGCAAGATTTAGAATGGCGTTTTCAATTTGACCCGCATCGCCCAGTGCTGACCACAAGTCATTGTGAACCTCTATGCGGATGTCATTTTCTGCTCGCATGGCTCGGTGCAAAAGCTGCTTGAGATCACTTGCCAACTCATAAAGATCAACTGCGCGGGTATTGAGCGGTTGTTGCCTGGAAAATGCAAGCAGCCTTTGAGTGAGTTCTCCGCCACGCTCAGTTGCTCTAAGGATAGGGCGGAGAAACTTATTGACCTTATCATCTGCTTTGATTTCAAGAAGTTCTGCGTTTCCTTGAATAACTGCGAGAAGGTTATTGAAGTCATGGGCAATGCCGCCCGTAAGCTGACCGACAACTTCCATTTTTTGGGATTGAACGAGTTTTTCTTCCAGAAGTTTCCGTTCGTCCATTTCCGCTTTTAAGGAGGCATTCGTATCAAGGAGTTCTTGAGTGCGCTCCTCAACTCTTTGCTCTAAGGATAGAGTTAAGTCATTAAGCGCCTTGCGATCACGATAGAAGATGATGGCAACGATAAAGCCACTCAACAACATACTTGGTAAGAGAATTTTCGACCAGAGATCTACCTCGTCGATACTGTTGAATAATTCCAGATTACTGACATTGGTTCGATGAACTGTCTTCAATCTTAGCGCGTTGAGCGGGGCGACTAATGATTTAAAGTCCGCGATCAAACGGTCAATTGTTTCATGGTCTGAGACATCGAGATTGGTAATATCTCCCTCAGTCTCAGTCAGGACCTGTTTTACAACAGACAGTAATTCAGGAACCCCATCAATTTCAGAGAGGTTTCTACCTACATTTCCTGATGTCAGAGTTGTGATGCGACTCCAGAAGATGTCATATTTGATAATCAAATCGCTCTGACTAACCCCTTTACGACCAAGGCGTAATTGGTAAAGGGTATCAATAAGGCTGAACAACTCTTTGTTGGAATGAGAAGTGAGACCGACAATGGAATCGCGGGTGAAGCTCTCAATTCTTTGGCTTTCCTCCACGACACCACGTATCATCCAATAGGCGGAGGCCGCCATAACAATGACGGCAATCGCAAAGGCATAATAGAGTAGTTTCGGCCGACGCAGCATTACTTATCTAATTTCCAGTTCGGATAACTGCCAAATAGATCTGCTGTGGTAGGTTTCGACCTTTAGTTCTTCGTTTTGGCTCCACGGATAAATAATCCAAAGTGGCCCTTTGTCGCGGATGCTCATGTACTTGCCATTACTTTTGTAAGCAACAATGACGTCATATTTCTGAAAATCTTCAAACGGAATGTCAACGGCGTAATCATTTAACGCAACCGCTTTGATCTGTGTGCCATTCCCTTTTACGAAATTTACAATTTCTCTCAACAATACGCCTTCGAATACGGTTTCACCGTCGAGCCAAGGCGTTTCTGTTTTGATTGTGGTTTTTGGGAATCCCTCCAGCATCTTCAGATCAAAATGAGCTTTTTTATCTGCTGAATTTGTTACCGAGATAGCGCCACTGACCTTTAACATTACGGATCCCTCGGGTTTATCCATAGCGTGTGAATTGAAGGTGAAGAGTAGGGTGAGCGTCACGGCGCTTATTATTGCGTTAGCGAACTTGTACATGAAAGGGCTCCCAATAGACCTGTCAGACTGAATACTTGTGCAGATATCATGACTGCAATTTATTATTATTTTCTTATCCGCGGTATAACAAGATTGTTATGTCAGGGACAGTATAAATTAGAAAATTATTAGGATTGGCGAATATGGTCCTGAAAACAGATAAGCCCTCTGAAGTTTCCTTCAAAGGGCTTATGTGGTGCCGCCACCAGGAGTCGAACCCGGGACCTGATGATTACAAATCAACTGCTCTACCAACTGAGCTATAGCGGCGTCGTGGCGCGGAAAATAGTCAGGGTCTCGTCATTCGGCAAGTAAAAAATTCAAAAAACCCAAACTTTTTTTTCGGTGAAGTATTAACTTATTGATTTTGATCGCAATTTAGCAACTTCATAGAAGGAAATCGCCGCGGCGTTTGACACGTTCAGGCTCTCGATTTTTGGGCTAATTGGCAATTTTCCCATCAGATCACATTTCTCTGCTGTCAATCTTCTTAGACCTTTTCCTTCCGATCCGAGCACCAGGGCGATTTTCTGTGCAGACTGAATGGCACCTTCAAGATCTTTGTCTGCGTGCCCGTCCAGTCCGATTCTCCAGTAGCCAAGTTCAGCAAGCTGATCCATTGCGCGGGACAGATTGTTGACCCGCAGGATTGGAACTGTTTCGACTGCCCCTGAAGCTGACCTTGCAAGTACGCCTGTGATTTCAGGGGAATGACGAGCAGGGAGGATCAGGGCGTCAATTTCAAAAGCAGCTGCTGACCGCAGGATGGCACCGACATTATGTGGGTCAGTTACCTGATCCAATATCGCCACTGTAGAATATTCGGCGTTAATCTGAATCTTCTCAATGTCGAGAATATCATAATCCGGAAGTCCGCTTGCTTTTAAAGCGATATTCTGGTGGATAGCATTGTCCGGCAACAGATCCGCTATTTCCTCTCCGGTCTTAACCTCGACCTGAGACGGATTAAGGATTAGATCCGGGTGCTCTTCCAGCAACCTCTTTAATTTATTTTCAGTGCATATAAAGCGTTGAATTTTCCGTTTCGGGTTTGCCAAGGCTGATAGCACGGCGTGATCGCCATATAACCAGCTATCTCGGTCGGGATGTGACTTGCGAGATTTGGCAGTTTTCTGATGTTGAGCACCCTGTTTTGGGGAGCCCTGAAAAAAATTTGGTTTTTGGCCTTTTGGCGTCTTGCGTGTTCTCATAGCCTCGCTTATATTGCGCTTCGCTTCGCGCAACAAGTCGGCATTTTGTCGGGTCGAAGAAAAAATTGAAATTATTTGAATTTTTTCGGTTGACTTAGTTCGCGAAATCTCGATAGTGCCGCAACACCTTGCGGTTACTTCGGAAGGTAAATGTGGCGTCTGGAGGGATGCCTGAGCGGTTAAAAGGGGCGGACTGTAAATCCGCTGGCTATGCCTACGTTGGTTCGAATCCAACTCCCTCCACCATCACCCTGTTGTTCAGGTAGGGGTGATACGTTGCAGGATTTACGCGGGTGTAGCTCAATGGTAGAGCAGAAGCCTTCCAAGCTTACGACGAGGGTTCGATTCCCTTCACCCGCTCCAATCGCGTCGGTCAGCGCTTAAATACTGGCCAAAAATTTTGTTGATGTCGGAAGTTGACTTTCGGCATCTTTGGGCTGTGTGAAATTAAGTTCAGGACGACAGGATTATGGCCAAAGAAAAGTTTGAGCGTAGTAAACCGCACGCTAACATTGGTACGGTTGGACACGTTGACCATGGTAAAACAACGCTGACAGCGGCGATTACCAAAGTACTAGCAGAGCAATCAGGCGGAGCTGCCTTTGCGTTTGATGAGATTGACAAAGCGCCAGAAGAGAAAGCGCGTGGTATTACAATTTCTACAGCGCACGTTGAGTACGAAACAGAAAACCGTCACTATGCGCACGTAGACTGCCCGGGTCACGCTGACTATGTGAAGAACATGATCACAGGTGCGGCTCAGATGGACGGTGGTATCCTTGTGGTATCCGCAGCTGACGGCCCAATGCCACAGACACGTGAGCACATTCTGCTTGCCCGTCAGGTTGGTGTTCCGGCGCTTGTCGTGTTCATGAACAAAGTTGACCAGGTTGACGACGAAGAGCTTCTTGAGCTTGTTGAAATGGAAATTCGTGAGCTGTTGAGCGAATACGACTTCCCAGGTGACGATATTCCGATCGTTAAAGGATCTGCACTTGCAGCTCTTGAAGGTCGTGATGACGAAATCGGCAAGAACGCAATTCTTGAACTGATGGCAGCTGTTGATGACTACATTCCGCTTCCAGAGCGTGATATTGACAAGCCATTCCTGATGCCAATCGAGGATGTGTTCTCTATCTCCGGTCGTGGTACAGTGGTAACAGGTCGTGTTGAAAGCGGCGTTGTTAAGGTTGGTGAAGAAATCGAAATCATCGGTATCAAAGAAACAACTAAGACAACATGTACTGGTGTTGAAATGTTCCGCAAGCTGCTCGATCAGGGTGAAGCTGGCGATAACGTTGGTGTTCTGCTTCGCGGTACAAAGCGTGAAGAAGTTGAGCGTGGTCAGGTTCTGGCGCACCCAGGTACAATTACACCACACACAAAATTCAAGGCAGAAGCCTACATTCTGACCAAAGACGAAGGTGGCCGTCACACGCCATTCTTCACAAACTACCGTCCACAGTTCTACTTCCGTACAACTGACGTGACAGGTGTTGTGACCCTTCCAGCTGGTACAGAAATGGTTATGCCTGGCGATAACATCGCTATGGATGTTGAGCTGATTGCTCCAATCGCCATGGACGAAGGCCTGCGCTTCGCGATCCGCGAAGGTGGCCGTACTGTTGGTGCCGGCGTCGTTTCCAGCATCACAGAGTAAGGTAACTTACTCACTATCTGCAGGTTGATTGCAGTGAGATAATTGGCGTAAAGCCGCCTTGCAGGGCAGGGCGGCTTTATAGTCAAAGCAAGGCATAGGAGTGTAGCTCAATTGGTAGAGCACCGGTCTCCAAAACCGGGGGTTGGGGGTTCGATCCCCTCCACTCCTGCCAGCTTTGCTTGATCTCTTGTGAAATATCCTGTATACGCCCGTTTCTATCGGGTAATTTATTTGGAATTTGAGGACATAATGGCAAAGGTAACTCCAGGCGCTTTTATCCGTCAGGTGCGGCAGGAAGCTTCTAAGGTAACGTGGCCAACCCGCAAGGAGACTCTTGTGACGACGGGTATGGTTTTCGTAATGGTGTTCCTTGCGTCCATGTTCTTTTTTCTTGTCGATTCCGGCATCCAGTTTGTCGTGAAACAAATTTTGGCTTTGGGGGCTTAATATGAGTGAACGAACTGCCAAAAAACGTTGGTATATCATTCACGCGTATTCCGGCTTTGAAAAGAAAGTCGCGCAGGCTGTGAAGGAGCAAGCGATCCTGAAAGGGATGGCTGACAAATTTGAAGATGTGCTGGTTCCTGTAGAAGAAGTTGTGGAAGTGCGGCGCGGCCAAAAGGTGAGTACCGAGCGGAAGTTTTTCCCTGGCTACGTCCTTGCCCACATGGAAATGAATGACGAGACATATCACCTTGTGAAGAATCTTCCCAAGGTTTCTGGTTTTTTGGGGAACGCGAACAAGCCTCAGCCGATTTCTGAGAAAGAGGCGATGGCGGTTCTTAATCAGGTTCAGGAAGGGATCGATCATCCGAAACCTTCCATCACTTTCGAGATTGGCGAGGAAGTCCGTGTATGTGACGGTCCTTTCGCGACCTTTATGGGCGCTGTAGAGGAAGTCGACGAGGAAAAGGCCAAGTTGAAAGTTTCTGTTTCTATCTTCGGGCGTTCTACGCCTGTAGAATTGGATTATTCGCAGGTTGAAAAGAGTTAGTTCTTTTTGACTGTGTTTTTGTTGCGGGAGGTTCGGCCAGAACTGTACCGCGGCCCCTTTTGATTGTTAGGGAATATAATGGCTAAAAAAATTCAAGGTTATATCAAGTTGCAGGTCCCTGCGGGACAGGCAAATCCTTCACCTCCTATTGGTCCGGCTCTTGGTCAGCAGGGTGTGAACATTATGGAATTCTGTAAAGCTTTTAATGCTGCAACTGGTAGCATGGAAGGCGGCATGCCAGTTCCAACTCTGATCACCGTATATGCGGATCGCTCTTTCACATTTATCACCAAAACACCACCAGCTTCTTACTTCTTGAAAAAAGCTGCGGGTCAGAAAAAAGGTGGTAGCACGCCAGGTCGCGAAGTTGCTGCAACAGTTACTCTCGATCAGGTTCGTGAAATTGCAGAAGCTAAAATGGTAGACCTCAATGCAAACGACATTGATGCTGCTATGGAAATCATTAAAGGTTCAGCCCGTTCCATGGGCTATGCGGTAGAAGGGTAATAGACAATGGCTAAACTGACTAAGCGTCAAAAGGCTGCGGCGTCCGCTATCGACCGCGACAAGCTTTATGGTCTGGAAGAAGCTCTTGAGCTTGTGAAAACTCACGCAACTTCCAAATTCGACGAAACTGTTGAAATCTCGATGAACCTTGGTGTTGACCCTCGTCACGCTGATCAGATGGTTCGTGGTGTTATTCAGCTGCCAAATGGTACAGGCAAAAACGTTCGCGTTGCCGTGTTCGCTCGAGATGCAAAAGCAGAAGAAGCGAAAGAAGCAGGCGCTGATATCGTC
Encoded proteins:
- the cueR gene encoding Cu(I)-responsive transcriptional regulator, with protein sequence MNIGTAATKSGLTAKTIRYYEDIGLVTPARSENGYRDYSEEHVHYLNFIQRSRSLGFSIDECRALLSLYNDRARSSSEVKKLALHKIEDIEHKIAGLTSMKNMLIDLAGKCHGDDRPDCPILDNIAGDHKVGK
- a CDS encoding sensor histidine kinase encodes the protein MLRRPKLLYYAFAIAVIVMAASAYWMIRGVVEESQRIESFTRDSIVGLTSHSNKELFSLIDTLYQLRLGRKGVSQSDLIIKYDIFWSRITTLTSGNVGRNLSEIDGVPELLSVVKQVLTETEGDITNLDVSDHETIDRLIADFKSLVAPLNALRLKTVHRTNVSNLELFNSIDEVDLWSKILLPSMLLSGFIVAIIFYRDRKALNDLTLSLEQRVEERTQELLDTNASLKAEMDERKLLEEKLVQSQKMEVVGQLTGGIAHDFNNLLAVIQGNAELLEIKADDKVNKFLRPILRATERGGELTQRLLAFSRQQPLNTRAVDLYELASDLKQLLHRAMRAENDIRIEVHNDLWSALGDAGQIENAILNLAINADHAMPRGGTLTITLSNCVLSDIDLVHNEDAKPGDFVMLSITDTGAGMDEETMLHAFEPFFTTKEVGKGSGLGLSMVYGFVRQSNGHVSIESEVGKGTTVRLYLPRAR
- the rlmB gene encoding 23S rRNA (guanosine(2251)-2'-O)-methyltransferase RlmB, which produces MRTRKTPKGQKPNFFQGSPKQGAQHQKTAKSRKSHPDRDSWLYGDHAVLSALANPKRKIQRFICTENKLKRLLEEHPDLILNPSQVEVKTGEEIADLLPDNAIHQNIALKASGLPDYDILDIEKIQINAEYSTVAILDQVTDPHNVGAILRSAAAFEIDALILPARHSPEITGVLARSASGAVETVPILRVNNLSRAMDQLAELGYWRIGLDGHADKDLEGAIQSAQKIALVLGSEGKGLRRLTAEKCDLMGKLPISPKIESLNVSNAAAISFYEVAKLRSKSIS
- the tuf gene encoding elongation factor Tu; translation: MAKEKFERSKPHANIGTVGHVDHGKTTLTAAITKVLAEQSGGAAFAFDEIDKAPEEKARGITISTAHVEYETENRHYAHVDCPGHADYVKNMITGAAQMDGGILVVSAADGPMPQTREHILLARQVGVPALVVFMNKVDQVDDEELLELVEMEIRELLSEYDFPGDDIPIVKGSALAALEGRDDEIGKNAILELMAAVDDYIPLPERDIDKPFLMPIEDVFSISGRGTVVTGRVESGVVKVGEEIEIIGIKETTKTTCTGVEMFRKLLDQGEAGDNVGVLLRGTKREEVERGQVLAHPGTITPHTKFKAEAYILTKDEGGRHTPFFTNYRPQFYFRTTDVTGVVTLPAGTEMVMPGDNIAMDVELIAPIAMDEGLRFAIREGGRTVGAGVVSSITE
- a CDS encoding DMT family transporter translates to MPLLSTRQKGTLLTTLGVLVLTPDGLLVRLIDLDAWSLLFWRGCLFGLAISLFYLATHRKSFLSIFTSMGKAGLLAAACFTSSTLFFVQSLHNTSVANTLVLIATAPLFAALLGRVFLKEKLERATWIAILVSLLGIAFIFSESLSGDNLIGDIFALCAALSLAGQITTVRSSPNTDMVPSLIVSGIAISVIALLFGASTGIPEGNNLYLVLILGCLVLPLSFALITIGPRFIPAAEVSLLMLLETFLGPLWVWLIVHEKPANETLAGGILVLATLAAHTIYTSRSRKTGAQTL
- a CDS encoding molybdopterin-dependent oxidoreductase gives rise to the protein MLKVSGAISVTNSADKKAHFDLKMLEGFPKTTIKTETPWLDGETVFEGVLLREIVNFVKGNGTQIKAVALNDYAVDIPFEDFQKYDVIVAYKSNGKYMSIRDKGPLWIIYPWSQNEELKVETYHSRSIWQLSELEIR
- a CDS encoding AraC family transcriptional regulator translates to MRKANVQRYEQRLQRVTDYIYENLDQDIDLLHLADIACMSPYHWHRIYQAVHGETITATVRRLRLAKAAHLLTNTSRNIAEIVESCGFQNTQYFTRVFKKHYGVPPAHYRKSGPHARFDKPFNQLEEDMFEVSVVDHPKSRIAAVPHIGPYINIGAAFDKMYGSLDPSTIDWSLSRSVGVYLDDPDTTSESELRSFAGVTVGYDFKIKAPLEEIELPASRYAVLHYKGPYTDMRKAYGWLFEEWLMDTDEEPANAPCFEDYLNSPRETSPTELLTDIYLPLAAKT
- the secE gene encoding preprotein translocase subunit SecE, whose amino-acid sequence is MAKVTPGAFIRQVRQEASKVTWPTRKETLVTTGMVFVMVFLASMFFFLVDSGIQFVVKQILALGA
- a CDS encoding heavy metal translocating P-type ATPase, with product MTAETSCCGSSGQNDQSKTAIDPVCGMNVDTTAGKPFFDYMEETYHFCSTGCRNKFETDPEFYLTGANKRKVDYAPKDVKYTCPMHPEIIEDKLVDCPLCGMALEPMGAPMDGPNPELVDFTRRFWISIGLTVPILALTMLPMIGIPLRDWLGERISAYLELLFAAPIVLWAAKPFFVRGYGSIINKSPNMWTLIAIGVGVAFIYSTVATLFPGIFPPEFQLQSGAVPVYFESAAVIITLVFLGQIMELKARERTGEAIKALMGLTPETAMRINDNGTEREVPLENILPGDRVRIRPGERIPVDGHILEGSSDIDESLVSGEPLPVSKTAGARVTGGTLNGSGGFVMMTDQIGTQTMLGQIVEMVSTAQRSRAPIQAIADKVAAYFVPAVVGIAILSFVIWSIFGPDPRFIFALLSSVSVLIIACPCALGLATPMSITTAAGRGAEHGILIKDANALEKMNSVNAIVIDKTGTLTEGKPTVSDIHLFSGTAQEDALVMTASLEKGSEHPLAKAILKKAEVEKITLAEVENFKSVSGKGISGVIGSKIVLVGNSRFMTENDIDLSQTTDLLKRFNQAGQAHIYLACDGQLTAIFAITDPIKETAKKVVANLKSRNVRIVMATGDQKAVAERVALELGIDEVHAECLPAEKLTLVDSLKKEGFVVAVAGDGVNDAPALAKGDVGIAMGTGSDVSMESAGITLLHGDITGIDRAFRLAEGCISNIRQNLILAFGYNALCVPIAAGILYPVTGTLLSPMIAAAAMSLSSVSVIANALRLKKLKL
- a CDS encoding cell wall hydrolase, with the protein product MLKSFGKFWTAEKAGLVVASAAVVAMLLSASLVLLQTVVGDPTLEKKYAFNRYNVSSPEELNKKYEQIGKISSRQLAELKNLDMPDVAKVEASIARTDLFDHSFTRQELCLAQAVYFEARGEPLIGQVAIAEVILNRVHSKRFPNTACEVVFQNEKLFNRCQFSFACDGKKDRPTDIRAWERSLKVVALVMSGERSGVARQATHYHADYVAPKWRLSLAKVGEVGRHIFYTDI